The DNA window AAAGGAACAGCCTCATTAAGTATCTACGACGAAATATTACTAATTAATAGTTCTACCATTCTCTGGTGCTCTGTTTCTGTTCTCCTCAAAGTTTTGTGATTATCCAAATGAATCATCCTCTAATCTACCTTCCCTATATATAATACTCCTTTttactaattataattattattctttacTATATAAACACATACTCACAAATTTCTTGTATCCATTCAAATTCTTGATAATCTTTCTTTAGATTTTCATTCATTTGCTAGTTTATTTTTCTGGGTTCAAGATTTTATAAATAAGGTTCAGCCATGAACGCTCTTGCAGCAACTAACAGGAATTTTCGCCATGCTGCGCGGATTCTTGGGTTAGACTCTAAAGTTGAGAAGAGTCTGTTGATCCCTTTTAGGGAGATCAAGGTATTTTAAATCTTGAAAAACTGTCACTGCATtttttttgctttctttttttatgatattaattggTCTGATGATGTTGGGTTTGATCAGGTGGAATGCACAATTCCTAAAGATGATGGAACTCTGGTTTCGTACGTTGGATTTAGAGTGCAACATGATAATGCTCGTGGCCCCATGAAAGGTGGTATCAGATACCATCCTGAGGTATGTGTTTGATCATAGTGAAATTGGATTCTTGATATTAGATAGTTAAAAGATTGTGATTGTCTTAGTGAAATTGGATTCTTGATATTAGATGGtaatgatttttataaatttgtaattagTAGCTCTATGATTTAAATGCTGGAGATTGACTTTGGTTTATCAAATTGGATTTAATGCTGTTGCTTTTAATTTGAGTACAAATCGTAAAGCTTTAGGCTTTTCAATGAAGCCAATCTGCTTCTGTTTCATCTAAGTGTTGGAGATTGACTTTGGTTTATCAAATTGGAAGAAACTTATTTGGAAGAACCGCCGCGATCTAAGATCTAAAACTGTTCTGATTCGGATCTTACCATCGTGTGTAGAATGGTCAAATGAGAGTTTGGTGTATTATCCGAAATAACCTGAATTTACCTACTCAGAAATCGTATTATTATGATGAGATCTCTATAAAATACGAATATTGTTTGAAAGTAAAGTTGATGTTCGCGTTGGACATCATGGTTCGTAGTTTGTTTCTTCCATTTGACCAAAAGTTCTATTGAGATGCTTCATTTGATCAAAATTTAACAACtcacttttctttctttctcttggATGATTTATGAATTTATATTGAGGTTGAAGTGTTTCTCAAATCTTTTCTTGACAGGTCAACCCGGATGAAGTTAATGCTCTTGCACAACTTATGACATGGAAGACTGCTGTAGCAGACATACCATATGGCGGAGCAAAGGGAGGGATTGGATGCAGCCCAAGGGATTTAAGTATGAGCGAGTTAGAACGATTAACACGCGTCTTCACTCAGAAGATCCATGATCTCATTGGTATTCATACTGATGTTCCTGCTCCGGATATGGGTACTAATGCACAGGTAATGTCATCTCCCAATGACATTCTTTAAGTATATTGTTTTTAAACGGTTAATATTTTTAGTCTAATTTTGAAATGAAGACATGATTTTAACTATGAGCTAAAAAAATGTAAACAGACAATGGCATGGATATTGGATGAGTACTCAAAATTTCACGGTCACTCTCCTGCTGTTGTGACAGGAAAGCCAATAGTAAGTATTAAAGATATCTCGCTCCAAGTTTATGGTTTTGCTTATTTGAATAGCACATTAGAGCTAAACATAATGATACTTATCTCCTATCCAAATTTATTATGATAGGATCTTGGTGGATCACTTGGTAGAGAGGCTGCCACTGGTCGTGGAGTTGTTTTTGCCACTGAAGCTCTACTTGCTGAATACGGAAAATCTGTTGAAGGTTTGACATTTGTTATTCAGGTAACCTTGATTGAAGTTCTACTCTAAATAAATACATCTAAACCGGTATCTGAGATTGTATGtcattaaaaaataacttttagcTTTTCATTTCAGGGCTTTGGAAATGTGGGATCCTGGGCAGCAAAACTCATTCATGAGAGAGGTGGGAAGGTTATAGCAGTGAGCGATATTACTGGTGCAGTCAAGAATCCAAAGGGAATTGATATAGAAGAATTGATTAAGCATAAAGATTCCACCGGCAGCTTGATAAATTTTGATGGTGGAGACCCTATGGATCCCAATGAATTGCTGGTACATGAGTGTGATGTCCTCATTCCATGTGCTTTAGGTGGAGTTCTAAACAGGTTTGACCCTACTCTAGCAACATGCTCCTTGCTTTTTCGTTGTGATTTCTTATTTTCAGTCGTAACtcatttgataaaaaaacataGCTAATATATTTCCAATTTCTATGACCTTTTCATTTGAAGGGAAAATGCTTCCTATGTGAAGGCGAAGTTTATAGTAGAGGCAGCAAATCATCCTACCGATCCAGAAGCAGATGAAGTAAATACTGAACTCTGATTTTGTTGTGCTAAACAAAATGATGAAGATATATACATTTCTAATTTACAAAAGTTTGATAATGCAGATTTTATCCAAGAA is part of the Mercurialis annua linkage group LG3, ddMerAnnu1.2, whole genome shotgun sequence genome and encodes:
- the LOC126675049 gene encoding glutamate dehydrogenase 2; translated protein: MNALAATNRNFRHAARILGLDSKVEKSLLIPFREIKVECTIPKDDGTLVSYVGFRVQHDNARGPMKGGIRYHPEVNPDEVNALAQLMTWKTAVADIPYGGAKGGIGCSPRDLSMSELERLTRVFTQKIHDLIGIHTDVPAPDMGTNAQTMAWILDEYSKFHGHSPAVVTGKPIDLGGSLGREAATGRGVVFATEALLAEYGKSVEGLTFVIQGFGNVGSWAAKLIHERGGKVIAVSDITGAVKNPKGIDIEELIKHKDSTGSLINFDGGDPMDPNELLVHECDVLIPCALGGVLNRENASYVKAKFIVEAANHPTDPEADEILSKKGVVILPDIYANAGGVTVSYFEWVQNIQGFMWEEAQVNKELQRYMTRAFHNIKNMCKTHDCNLRMGAFTLGVNRVARAALLRGWEA